The proteins below come from a single Mesobacillus jeotgali genomic window:
- a CDS encoding 2-hydroxyacid dehydrogenase, whose protein sequence is MMKPYVYITRKLPEDTIAELTELFEVKMWEQEDTPAPREVILKEAQKASALITMLSDKVDMEVLSAGNNLKVVANLAVGFDNIDLEAATKRGIIVTNTPDVLTETTADLTFALLMASARRIVEAAEYIKDGKWGGWSPYLLAGHDVFGKTIGIVGMGKIGEAVARRAKGFGMEILYHNRSRKHEAEKEFGAVYSSFDDLAAKSDFVVSLAPLTPETRNLFTADVFAKMKQNAIFINAGRGPVVDEQALYDALKNGEIAGAGLDVFEKEPITSEHPLLELPNVTAIPHIGSASTETRTAMIKLCCTNVKAVLTGDSPKTIVNKEVIQ, encoded by the coding sequence ATTATGAAGCCGTATGTTTATATCACCAGGAAATTGCCTGAAGATACGATTGCTGAACTCACTGAGCTTTTTGAGGTGAAAATGTGGGAACAAGAAGATACCCCTGCCCCAAGAGAAGTTATTTTAAAAGAAGCCCAAAAAGCCAGTGCTTTAATTACAATGCTTTCTGACAAAGTCGACATGGAAGTGTTGTCTGCAGGTAATAATCTAAAAGTGGTCGCCAACCTGGCAGTTGGTTTTGACAACATTGACCTTGAAGCAGCGACAAAGCGTGGGATCATCGTGACGAACACGCCGGATGTGCTGACAGAGACAACAGCAGACCTTACTTTTGCTTTGTTGATGGCTTCAGCCAGACGGATTGTTGAAGCGGCTGAATATATAAAGGATGGCAAATGGGGTGGCTGGAGTCCGTACCTGCTTGCCGGGCATGATGTTTTTGGAAAGACAATCGGGATTGTTGGCATGGGTAAAATTGGTGAAGCAGTCGCACGCAGGGCTAAAGGCTTTGGCATGGAAATCCTTTACCATAACCGCTCCCGCAAACACGAAGCTGAAAAAGAATTTGGCGCTGTCTACAGTTCTTTCGACGATCTTGCAGCAAAATCTGATTTTGTGGTTTCTCTCGCTCCATTGACGCCGGAAACGAGAAATCTTTTTACAGCCGATGTCTTTGCAAAAATGAAGCAAAACGCGATTTTCATTAATGCAGGCCGAGGTCCGGTTGTGGACGAGCAGGCATTATATGATGCACTTAAGAATGGTGAGATAGCAGGTGCTGGTCTCGATGTCTTTGAAAAAGAGCCTATTACCTCTGAACATCCATTACTCGAACTGCCAAACGTGACTGCGATCCCGCACATAGGCAGCGCAAGCACTGAAACGAGGACAGCGATGATCAAGCTGTGCTGCACAAATGTGAAAGCCGTACTGACAGGAGACAGTCCGAAGACAATCGTCAATAAAGAAGTGATCCAATAA
- a CDS encoding NAD(P)/FAD-dependent oxidoreductase: MRKPKIVILGAGYGGLMTATRLQKAVGVNEADIVLINKNDYHYETTWLHEASAGTLHHDKVRYDVRDVIDRHKVEFVQGSVEEIKLEEKRVILDSGDVVYDYLVIALGAEPETFGIKGLKEHAFSIVNVNSARQIREHIEYQFATYNTEAEKKDERLTIVVGGAGFTGIEFLGELTNRVPELCREYDVDYHKVKIVCVEAAPMVLPGFDPELVNYAVAQLEKKGVEFRIGTAIKEATPEGIIVAKGEEEVEEIKAGTVVWAAGVRGNSVIEKSGIEAMRGRVKVQPDLRLPGSEDVFIVGDCSLIINEEINRPYPPTAQIAMQQGEVCARNLAALVRGKSELETFTPDIKGTVCSLGEDDAIGVAFGKKMVGTKASFMKKMIDNRALYMIGGPSMVLKKGKFNIL; encoded by the coding sequence TTGAGAAAGCCAAAGATCGTAATTTTAGGAGCAGGATACGGGGGATTAATGACAGCTACCCGTTTACAAAAAGCTGTAGGAGTAAACGAAGCTGACATTGTCCTTATCAACAAAAATGATTACCACTATGAAACTACATGGCTGCATGAAGCATCAGCAGGAACTTTGCACCATGACAAAGTCCGTTATGATGTACGTGATGTAATCGATCGCCATAAGGTTGAGTTCGTCCAGGGTTCTGTTGAAGAAATCAAGCTGGAGGAAAAGCGAGTAATCCTTGATAGTGGTGACGTCGTCTATGATTATCTAGTCATCGCCCTTGGTGCTGAACCTGAAACTTTTGGTATTAAAGGCTTGAAAGAGCATGCTTTCTCTATCGTCAATGTCAACTCAGCCAGACAAATCCGTGAGCATATCGAGTACCAATTCGCAACTTACAATACTGAAGCGGAAAAGAAAGATGAGCGCCTGACAATCGTCGTTGGCGGTGCAGGCTTTACAGGAATCGAGTTCCTTGGAGAACTGACAAACCGTGTTCCTGAACTTTGCCGTGAATATGATGTAGATTACCATAAGGTGAAAATCGTATGTGTCGAAGCTGCGCCAATGGTTCTTCCTGGATTCGATCCTGAGCTTGTGAACTATGCGGTTGCCCAGCTAGAGAAAAAAGGTGTGGAATTCCGCATCGGTACAGCCATTAAAGAAGCGACTCCAGAAGGCATCATCGTTGCCAAAGGAGAAGAAGAAGTCGAAGAAATCAAAGCTGGAACAGTGGTTTGGGCTGCGGGTGTCCGCGGAAACTCTGTCATCGAAAAATCAGGCATCGAAGCAATGCGCGGCCGTGTGAAAGTCCAGCCGGACCTTCGCCTGCCAGGTTCAGAAGATGTATTCATCGTTGGTGACTGCTCATTGATCATCAATGAAGAAATCAATCGTCCATATCCTCCGACTGCACAAATCGCAATGCAGCAGGGTGAAGTATGTGCAAGGAATCTTGCAGCTCTAGTCCGAGGCAAATCCGAGCTTGAAACCTTCACTCCAGATATCAAGGGAACAGTATGTTCACTTGGTGAAGACGACGCGATTGGCGTTGCATTTGGCAAGAAAATGGTCGGCACGAAAGCTTCCTTCATGAAAAAAATGATCGACAACCGTGCGCTTTACATGATCGGCGGTCCTTCAATGGTTCTTAAAAAAGGTAAATTCAACATTCTATAA
- the thrC gene encoding threonine synthase, whose protein sequence is MRWRGLLSEYREYLPVNAETPLLTLHEGNTPLIRLDQLSEEWGIDLYVKVEGVNPTGSFKDRGMVMAVAKAKEAGSDTVICASTGNTSASAAAYAARAGLRSIIVIPDGKIAMGKLAQAVMYGASIVSIEGNFDEALKMVRAISETEPVTLVNSVNPYRLEGQKTAAFEICDQLGGAPDILAIPVGNAGNISAYWKGFKEYDASKRTGLPRMFGFEAEGAAAIVKGQPIEQPETIATAIRIGNPASWDLALSARNESEGKIDFVSDDEILEAYSKLAASEGIFAEPGSCASLAGIHKLLQRGEIPRGSRIVAVLTGNGLKDPSTAIDISSISPVLLPNDESIVSDYIRGVVRQ, encoded by the coding sequence ATGAGATGGCGAGGTCTTTTGAGTGAATATCGTGAATACTTGCCGGTTAATGCTGAAACACCATTGCTCACCCTCCATGAAGGCAATACGCCGCTGATCAGGCTTGACCAGCTGTCAGAGGAGTGGGGGATCGATCTATATGTAAAAGTAGAAGGAGTAAATCCTACCGGCTCATTCAAAGATAGAGGGATGGTCATGGCAGTCGCCAAGGCTAAGGAGGCAGGCAGTGATACAGTCATCTGCGCCTCCACAGGCAATACCTCTGCCTCCGCAGCAGCTTATGCGGCAAGGGCAGGATTGAGGTCCATCATTGTCATCCCTGATGGGAAAATCGCGATGGGCAAACTCGCCCAGGCCGTGATGTATGGCGCAAGCATTGTGTCGATTGAAGGAAACTTTGATGAAGCATTGAAAATGGTCAGGGCAATCAGTGAAACAGAACCTGTGACCCTCGTAAATTCAGTCAACCCTTACCGACTTGAAGGGCAAAAAACAGCTGCCTTTGAAATTTGTGACCAGCTGGGCGGCGCACCTGATATCCTCGCCATTCCAGTAGGAAATGCCGGAAATATCAGTGCCTATTGGAAAGGCTTCAAAGAATACGATGCCAGTAAGCGCACTGGTTTGCCGCGGATGTTCGGTTTTGAGGCGGAAGGGGCAGCCGCAATTGTCAAGGGCCAGCCGATTGAACAGCCGGAGACGATTGCAACGGCAATCCGCATTGGCAACCCGGCAAGCTGGGATCTCGCCCTTTCAGCCCGTAACGAATCTGAAGGTAAAATCGATTTTGTCTCGGATGACGAAATTTTAGAAGCATACAGCAAGCTGGCGGCTTCGGAAGGGATTTTCGCTGAGCCAGGATCCTGTGCATCGCTTGCGGGTATCCATAAACTTTTACAACGGGGAGAAATACCTCGAGGCTCCAGAATCGTTGCCGTGCTGACAGGAAACGGTTTGAAGGATCCTTCAACAGCGATTGACATCAGCTCGATTTCACCAGTGCTGCTTCCAAATGACGAAAGCATCGTCAGTGACTATATCAGAGGAGTGGTCCGGCAATGA
- a CDS encoding HesB/IscA family protein, producing the protein MDNIVILTEEAALQVKDMMKQNETEDAYLRVSVKGGGCSGLSYGMGFAHEVEEGDTQLEQHGIKILVDKESAPVLNGTKISYKQSLMGGGFTIDNPNAIASCGCGSSFKTATREGTPEEC; encoded by the coding sequence GTGGACAATATTGTGATTCTTACTGAAGAAGCTGCATTGCAGGTTAAAGATATGATGAAACAAAACGAGACGGAAGATGCTTACCTTCGCGTTTCTGTAAAAGGCGGCGGCTGCAGCGGCCTTTCTTACGGCATGGGTTTCGCCCATGAAGTGGAAGAAGGCGACACTCAGCTGGAGCAGCATGGCATCAAAATCCTTGTTGATAAGGAAAGCGCACCGGTCCTGAATGGGACGAAGATCAGCTATAAGCAGTCTTTGATGGGCGGCGGCTTTACGATCGACAACCCGAACGCGATCGCATCATGCGGCTGCGGTTCTAGTTTCAAAACGGCAACTCGTGAAGGAACACCTGAAGAGTGTTAA
- a CDS encoding DUF2225 domain-containing protein has protein sequence MTQIEPLYDKKYTCAMCENSFTTKKVRSRFVKVLNFDTDFAPLYADGYENPNFYYINVCPDCGYSFTDDFSGYFPPGAKQVIQDKICNQWVPHDYGAERTIQDALNTFKLAAYSSMLKKEKHIVTAGLYIRIAWLYRSTENLDQELRFSKLALKEYTESYSTGDYKGTQVSELRLMYLIGELSRRLGQTQDAVRFFSKVIEKQRQSVEPQIIQLAKDRWQEMREDKVVSGS, from the coding sequence ATGACTCAAATAGAACCGCTCTATGATAAAAAGTACACATGCGCAATGTGCGAAAATTCCTTTACAACCAAGAAAGTTCGCTCGCGTTTTGTTAAAGTCCTCAACTTTGATACTGACTTTGCCCCTCTGTATGCGGATGGTTATGAAAACCCCAACTTTTACTATATCAATGTCTGTCCTGACTGTGGCTATTCTTTTACCGATGACTTCAGCGGATATTTTCCGCCAGGCGCTAAACAAGTCATTCAGGATAAAATCTGCAATCAGTGGGTGCCGCACGACTATGGTGCAGAGCGGACAATCCAGGATGCATTGAATACTTTTAAGCTTGCAGCATACAGCTCGATGCTAAAAAAGGAGAAACATATCGTCACAGCCGGTCTTTACATTCGAATTGCCTGGCTGTATCGCTCAACTGAAAACCTCGATCAGGAATTGCGTTTTTCAAAACTCGCCCTGAAGGAATATACTGAGTCGTACAGTACAGGAGACTATAAAGGAACCCAGGTATCAGAGCTGCGACTTATGTACCTGATTGGTGAACTCTCTAGAAGGCTTGGCCAGACCCAGGACGCGGTCCGCTTTTTCTCAAAAGTAATCGAAAAGCAGAGGCAGTCAGTTGAACCGCAGATCATCCAGCTGGCAAAGGATCGCTGGCAGGAAATGCGTGAAGATAAAGTCGTTTCAGGCAGCTAG
- a CDS encoding YuzD family protein produces MERKEVEIVVYGAEVLCPSCVNLPSSKETYEWLEAAIGRKYADQPFKIVYVDIYNPPAEEDKKEFAEKVIEEDMFYPVVLLEGKIVGEGNPKLKTIYAELEKYGYVPA; encoded by the coding sequence ATGGAACGTAAAGAGGTAGAAATCGTCGTTTACGGTGCAGAAGTGTTATGCCCGAGCTGTGTAAACCTGCCATCCTCAAAAGAAACATATGAATGGCTTGAAGCGGCGATCGGCCGCAAATACGCAGACCAGCCATTTAAAATTGTTTATGTTGATATCTACAACCCTCCAGCAGAGGAAGATAAAAAGGAATTCGCCGAAAAAGTAATCGAAGAAGACATGTTTTACCCTGTCGTCCTGCTCGAAGGCAAGATCGTCGGCGAAGGAAACCCGAAATTGAAAACAATTTACGCAGAATTAGAGAAATATGGCTACGTTCCAGCTTAA
- a CDS encoding NifU family protein, producing MTEQQMFEQVQEVLDKLRPFLLRDGGDCELVDIEDGIVKLRLLGACGSCPSSTITLKAGIERALLEEVPGVVEVEQVF from the coding sequence ATGACTGAACAGCAAATGTTTGAGCAAGTACAGGAAGTATTAGATAAATTGCGCCCATTCCTTCTTCGCGATGGTGGAGACTGCGAATTAGTTGATATTGAGGATGGCATTGTTAAACTTCGCCTGCTGGGTGCATGCGGAAGCTGCCCGAGCTCCACAATCACGCTTAAAGCTGGAATTGAACGCGCACTATTAGAAGAAGTACCTGGCGTTGTTGAGGTTGAACAGGTATTCTAA
- a CDS encoding NAD(P)/FAD-dependent oxidoreductase, protein MKEDQKVYDITIIGGGPAGLFTAFYGGMRQASVKIIESLPQLGGQLSALYPEKYIYDVAGFPKVRAQELINNLKEQMAKFEPATALEQSVEKLEKLEDGTIKLTTDKEVHYTKTVIITAGNGAFQPRRLELESAAQYEGKNLHYFIDDLNQFAGQKVAVLGGGDSAVDWALMLEPIAEQVTIVHRRDKFRAHEHSVENLQNSKVDIKTPYVPTELIGDDNAISQIVLKDANSDDTVAVDVDAVICNFGFVSSLGPIKEWGLEIEKNSIVVNSKMETNIPGVYAAGDICTYEGKVKLIATGFGEAPTAVNNAKSYMDPKAKTQPLHSSSMFK, encoded by the coding sequence GTGAAAGAAGATCAAAAAGTTTATGACATCACGATTATCGGCGGGGGGCCTGCTGGTCTGTTCACTGCTTTCTACGGCGGAATGAGACAAGCATCTGTTAAGATTATTGAAAGTTTGCCACAATTAGGCGGGCAATTGTCAGCACTTTATCCTGAAAAGTACATATATGATGTTGCGGGTTTTCCAAAAGTCCGTGCCCAGGAGCTGATCAACAACCTGAAAGAGCAAATGGCGAAATTCGAGCCAGCTACTGCTCTTGAGCAGTCAGTTGAAAAGCTGGAAAAACTGGAAGATGGTACAATTAAGCTTACTACTGATAAAGAAGTTCATTATACAAAAACAGTCATCATCACAGCAGGTAACGGTGCATTCCAGCCTCGCAGACTGGAACTTGAAAGCGCTGCCCAATACGAAGGCAAAAACCTTCACTATTTTATCGACGACTTAAACCAATTCGCTGGCCAAAAGGTTGCCGTATTAGGCGGAGGCGATTCAGCCGTTGACTGGGCATTAATGCTTGAGCCAATCGCTGAACAAGTAACCATCGTCCACCGACGCGATAAGTTCCGCGCCCATGAGCACAGCGTCGAAAACCTGCAGAACTCAAAGGTTGATATCAAGACTCCTTATGTGCCAACAGAGCTTATTGGCGATGACAATGCAATCAGCCAAATCGTTCTTAAGGACGCAAATAGCGATGATACTGTAGCCGTTGATGTTGACGCAGTCATCTGCAACTTTGGTTTCGTTTCATCTCTTGGACCAATCAAGGAATGGGGCCTTGAAATCGAAAAGAATTCCATCGTCGTCAACTCGAAAATGGAAACGAATATCCCGGGCGTTTACGCTGCAGGCGACATCTGCACATATGAAGGAAAAGTCAAGCTGATCGCAACAGGATTCGGTGAAGCTCCTACAGCTGTCAACAACGCGAAATCCTATATGGATCCAAAAGCGAAGACACAGCCGCTTCACAGTTCATCGATGTTTAAATAA
- the yutH gene encoding spore coat putative kinase YutH, which translates to MFQKMLKEVYGISADSEVSLGRYHGYKHNEGLYLIMDANGVKEQEISELARIADHMQKSGDRNVSMLLADKEGKQICDWEGRKYCVLSNRAVPMPGKLKTGRKLAKFHARGRQIPFKVESMSRVGQWKQLWEKRLDQMEKVWSGKLYTEPENDFEKMFMESFPYYMGLSENAIQYLADTEIDDKPTRIDHGTVCHERFTNTVWRGDYFVKNPFEWVFDHASRDLAEWVRDRYFANIQTSQPEIKTFLAEYQSLTMLSPFSWRLLYARLLFPLHYYETVENYYITQSEQTKRQLEDRLRKYLNQSSDHERFLSHFYHISDAPVKAAKLPGVDWLIR; encoded by the coding sequence ATGTTTCAAAAGATGTTAAAAGAAGTATATGGGATTTCGGCAGATTCAGAAGTATCTCTTGGAAGATATCATGGATATAAGCATAATGAAGGGCTTTATCTGATTATGGACGCTAATGGTGTAAAAGAGCAAGAAATAAGCGAGCTGGCGAGGATTGCGGATCACATGCAGAAGTCTGGGGACCGTAATGTGTCGATGCTTCTTGCAGATAAGGAAGGGAAGCAAATTTGTGATTGGGAGGGTCGGAAATACTGCGTGTTATCAAACAGGGCCGTCCCGATGCCAGGGAAATTGAAAACAGGGAGGAAACTGGCTAAATTTCATGCAAGAGGGCGGCAAATCCCCTTCAAGGTGGAAAGCATGAGCCGAGTGGGACAATGGAAGCAGCTGTGGGAAAAGCGGCTCGATCAGATGGAGAAGGTGTGGAGCGGAAAGCTTTACACTGAACCGGAGAACGATTTTGAAAAAATGTTTATGGAATCTTTTCCGTATTACATGGGGCTGTCTGAAAATGCCATTCAATATCTTGCCGATACAGAGATTGATGATAAGCCAACAAGGATTGACCATGGCACTGTCTGCCATGAGCGCTTTACTAACACGGTCTGGAGAGGAGACTATTTTGTCAAAAATCCTTTTGAGTGGGTATTTGACCATGCAAGCCGGGACCTCGCTGAATGGGTCAGGGACCGTTATTTTGCCAATATCCAGACGAGTCAGCCGGAGATCAAGACCTTCCTGGCTGAGTATCAATCACTGACGATGCTATCGCCTTTTTCGTGGCGGCTGCTTTACGCCAGATTGCTATTCCCGCTCCATTACTATGAGACAGTCGAAAATTATTATATTACCCAATCGGAACAGACGAAACGACAGCTCGAGGACCGGTTGCGAAAGTATTTGAATCAAAGCAGTGATCATGAGCGTTTTTTGAGCCATTTTTACCATATTAGTGACGCACCTGTAAAAGCGGCAAAACTTCCAGGAGTCGATTGGCTCATAAGGTAA
- the thrB gene encoding homoserine kinase, protein MKGVEEPLAARVGRGRALCVKVPASSANLGPGFDSLGVALNLYMEVQAEISEKWNVVPLSNSLAGFPGDGKNFICQIAIKTAEMYKQEMPSLHISVKSEIPLARGLGSSAAAIVGGVELANEFCGLQLTRYEKLTVASRFEGHPDNAGASLFGGVVVGSQIGDEVDLTVLDQIQFDPVLVVPKQELLTEASRDVLPAVMDFQRSVQASAVANQLLAALMTQNWALAGRMMGADLFHQPYRKALVPFYEEVHEKAIQSGAFGAALSGAGPSLLCLAQPGKGEEVAEKLKRQLTGMEIFSLQIDQEGCRSLFR, encoded by the coding sequence ATGAAGGGAGTCGAGGAGCCATTAGCAGCCAGGGTAGGCAGAGGAAGAGCCTTATGTGTAAAAGTTCCGGCCAGCTCAGCGAACCTGGGCCCTGGTTTTGACTCCCTCGGCGTCGCTTTGAATCTCTATATGGAAGTGCAGGCTGAAATAAGCGAAAAATGGAATGTTGTTCCCTTATCGAATTCCTTAGCAGGTTTTCCTGGTGATGGAAAAAATTTCATTTGCCAGATTGCAATCAAAACGGCTGAGATGTACAAGCAAGAAATGCCTTCTCTCCATATCTCTGTGAAAAGTGAGATTCCGCTTGCAAGGGGACTTGGTTCCAGCGCAGCAGCCATCGTCGGGGGTGTCGAACTGGCCAATGAATTTTGCGGTTTACAATTGACCCGTTATGAAAAATTGACGGTCGCTTCCAGGTTTGAAGGCCACCCAGACAATGCCGGAGCGAGTCTGTTCGGAGGCGTCGTGGTAGGCAGTCAAATTGGGGATGAGGTCGATTTAACCGTTCTTGACCAGATCCAGTTTGACCCGGTACTGGTCGTTCCTAAGCAGGAGCTGCTGACAGAAGCTTCACGTGATGTCCTCCCGGCTGTGATGGACTTTCAGCGAAGTGTCCAGGCGAGTGCTGTTGCTAACCAGCTGCTGGCTGCCCTGATGACACAGAATTGGGCTCTCGCAGGCAGGATGATGGGAGCAGATTTATTCCATCAACCATACAGGAAAGCACTTGTGCCATTTTATGAAGAAGTTCATGAAAAGGCAATTCAATCAGGAGCATTTGGAGCAGCACTGAGTGGGGCGGGGCCATCACTTCTCTGCCTGGCTCAACCCGGAAAAGGGGAAGAAGTGGCAGAAAAATTGAAACGGCAGCTAACGGGGATGGAGATTTTCAGCCTGCAGATTGATCAAGAAGGCTGCAGGTCATTATTTAGGTGA
- a CDS encoding YuzB family protein — protein MIKPIIEFCISNLASGSQKARAELEKDYDLDVIEYGCLGYCGKCAQSMFALVNGDPVVGDTPEELVENIYKYLDENPMF, from the coding sequence ATGATTAAGCCAATCATTGAATTTTGTATCAGCAATCTAGCGAGCGGTTCGCAAAAAGCCAGGGCGGAGCTGGAAAAGGATTACGATCTGGACGTCATTGAATACGGCTGTCTTGGTTACTGCGGAAAATGCGCCCAGTCCATGTTTGCGCTTGTAAACGGGGATCCGGTAGTGGGAGATACTCCCGAAGAACTAGTAGAAAATATTTATAAATATTTGGACGAGAATCCGATGTTTTAA
- a CDS encoding homoserine dehydrogenase — protein sequence MQAISVGLLGLGTVGSGVVRIIENHQDKLMHQVGCPIKVKKILVQDVEKERSVKVDPSLLTVNPADIMEDPEIEVVIEVMGGIDDTREHLLQALRSKKNIVTANKDLMAVHGSELLTVANENGCDLFFEASVAGGIPILRSLVDGLASDRITKMMGIVNGTTNYILTKMSQEGLAYDSVLKEAQQLGYAEANPASDVEGLDAARKMAIMATLGFSMKIDLDDVKFKGITSVTEEDLQYGKQLGYTMKLLGIAVREGEKVEVCVEPALLPSSHPLASVNNEYNAVYVYGEAVGETMFYGPGAGSLPTATAVVSDLVGVVKNMRLGVNGNSFVTPQYEKQLKDDGEVNSKYFLRLHVHDEVGVFSEITSLFANHGVSFEKILQMPLKEKELAEIVVVTHQASLRDYQNILMELRDLRVVKDVKSSYRVEGSVSA from the coding sequence ATGCAGGCAATCTCGGTTGGACTTCTGGGTTTAGGAACAGTGGGGTCAGGTGTGGTCAGGATTATTGAAAACCACCAGGATAAATTAATGCACCAGGTTGGGTGCCCGATTAAAGTGAAGAAAATCCTTGTTCAGGATGTTGAAAAAGAAAGGTCGGTTAAAGTGGACCCTTCCCTCCTGACGGTGAATCCAGCAGATATTATGGAAGACCCGGAGATTGAGGTAGTCATCGAGGTGATGGGAGGCATTGATGATACTCGGGAACATTTGCTTCAGGCATTAAGGAGCAAAAAGAATATTGTGACGGCAAACAAGGATTTGATGGCTGTCCATGGTTCCGAGCTTTTAACAGTTGCCAATGAAAATGGCTGCGATCTCTTTTTTGAAGCGAGCGTCGCCGGAGGAATTCCGATTTTGCGAAGTCTGGTGGATGGTCTTGCATCTGACAGAATCACAAAGATGATGGGGATTGTGAATGGCACAACAAACTACATTTTAACGAAGATGAGCCAGGAGGGGCTGGCATATGATAGCGTGCTGAAGGAAGCGCAGCAGCTTGGGTACGCGGAGGCAAACCCTGCATCTGACGTAGAAGGACTGGATGCGGCGCGGAAAATGGCGATCATGGCCACATTAGGGTTTTCGATGAAGATTGATCTTGATGATGTTAAATTCAAAGGAATAACTTCTGTAACCGAGGAAGACCTGCAATATGGGAAACAGCTGGGCTATACGATGAAACTGCTCGGCATCGCCGTTCGTGAAGGCGAAAAAGTCGAGGTTTGCGTAGAGCCGGCACTGCTGCCTTCATCGCATCCGCTTGCATCTGTCAATAATGAGTACAATGCGGTATATGTCTATGGTGAAGCAGTCGGGGAGACCATGTTTTACGGTCCTGGAGCTGGAAGCTTGCCAACTGCCACAGCAGTGGTCTCGGACCTTGTTGGCGTCGTCAAAAACATGCGCCTTGGAGTAAATGGCAATTCTTTTGTCACTCCACAGTATGAGAAGCAGCTGAAGGATGATGGAGAAGTGAATTCAAAGTACTTCCTGCGTCTCCATGTCCATGACGAAGTGGGTGTATTCTCGGAAATCACCTCTCTTTTCGCGAACCATGGCGTCAGCTTCGAAAAAATTCTCCAGATGCCTTTGAAGGAAAAGGAGCTTGCGGAGATTGTGGTCGTTACACATCAAGCTTCTCTGAGGGATTACCAGAATATTTTAATGGAACTGCGCGACCTTAGGGTAGTGAAGGACGTTAAAAGCTCATACAGGGTCGAAGGAAGTGTCAGCGCATGA
- a CDS encoding NAD(P)/FAD-dependent oxidoreductase, with product MKNLVILGGGYGGMRVLNKLLPNDLPEDVSITLIDRVPYHCLKTEYYALAAGTISDQHIRVAFPEHPRLQVKYAEVTAINLEDQKVELHGDESVQFNDLIIGLGCEDKYHNVPGADQFTYSIQSIEKSRATYQALNNLPAGSTVSIVGAGLSGVELASELAESRKDLKIKLFDRGNHILSAFSERLSTYVENWFDNHNVEIINNANITEVQKNVLYNHDEPIVCDAIVWTAGIQANRLVREMDVEKDGMGRALVTPQHNLPGYENVYIVGDCASLPHAPSAQLAEGQAEQIVQVLQKRWKGEEPPESFPPIKLKGVIGSLGKKHGFGLVAERPITGRVARLLKSGILWMYKYHNG from the coding sequence ATGAAAAATCTCGTTATCCTTGGCGGCGGCTATGGCGGCATGCGTGTCCTTAATAAATTGCTGCCGAATGATCTGCCGGAAGATGTATCGATCACGCTGATTGACCGTGTTCCATACCACTGTTTAAAAACAGAATACTATGCCCTGGCTGCAGGTACGATTTCAGACCAGCATATCCGGGTGGCCTTTCCTGAGCACCCCCGCCTTCAGGTAAAATATGCGGAGGTCACTGCCATCAATCTCGAGGATCAAAAGGTTGAGCTGCACGGAGATGAGTCCGTTCAATTTAATGATCTTATTATCGGACTTGGCTGTGAAGATAAATATCATAATGTTCCAGGAGCTGACCAGTTCACATACAGTATCCAATCAATTGAAAAGTCCCGCGCAACCTATCAGGCACTGAATAATTTGCCAGCAGGTTCCACCGTTTCAATCGTCGGCGCTGGTTTAAGTGGTGTTGAGCTTGCAAGCGAATTGGCGGAAAGCCGCAAAGACCTGAAAATTAAGCTTTTTGACCGCGGCAACCATATCTTGTCTGCCTTTTCTGAACGCCTGAGCACATATGTCGAAAATTGGTTCGATAATCATAATGTTGAGATCATCAACAACGCGAATATTACGGAAGTACAGAAAAATGTACTCTATAATCACGATGAACCGATTGTATGTGACGCCATCGTCTGGACGGCCGGAATTCAGGCTAATAGACTTGTACGCGAGATGGACGTTGAAAAAGACGGCATGGGCCGTGCACTGGTAACACCGCAGCATAATCTGCCAGGCTATGAAAATGTTTATATAGTCGGTGACTGCGCGAGCCTGCCTCACGCACCAAGCGCCCAGCTTGCAGAAGGCCAGGCAGAACAAATCGTCCAGGTACTGCAAAAACGCTGGAAGGGTGAAGAACCGCCTGAATCATTCCCGCCGATCAAGCTGAAAGGCGTCATCGGTTCACTCGGCAAAAAGCACGGCTTCGGCCTTGTCGCCGAACGCCCGATAACTGGCCGCGTCGCACGTTTGCTAAAGTCAGGTATTTTGTGGATGTATAAATATCATAATGGTTGA